One Miscanthus floridulus cultivar M001 chromosome 11, ASM1932011v1, whole genome shotgun sequence DNA window includes the following coding sequences:
- the LOC136493572 gene encoding protein RGF1 INDUCIBLE TRANSCRIPTION FACTOR 1-like: MAIDDESPVRVNTRGGGAMGGGECDGAENQRWPPWLKPLLGTSFFGQCKLHADAHKSECNMYCLDCMNGALCSQCLAYHRDHHAIQIRRSSYHDVIRVSEIQKVLDITGVQTYIINSARVVFLNERPQPRPGKGVTNTCEVCERSLLDTFRFCSLGCKIVGTSGDFRIRKKHAVVKKKKKQAQQQHRGAAAPASESESEDDSSTSTSGGSDKSSVVQSFTPSTPPATANSFRTGKRRKGVPHRSPFGSLMVEF; encoded by the exons ATGGCAATCGACGATGAATCGCCGGTCAGAGTCAACACCagaggcggcggcgccatg GGAGGAGGAGAGTGCGACGGGGCGGAGAACCAGCGGTGGCCGCCGTGGCTCAAGCCGCTGCTGGGGACGAGCTTCTTCGGTCAATGCAAGCTGCACGCGGACGCGCACAAGAGCGAGTGCAACATGtactgcctcgactgcatgaacGGCGCGCTCTGCTCCCAGTGCCTCGCCTACCACCGCGACCACCACGCCATCCAG ATACGGAGGTCCTCCTACCACGACGTGATCCGGGTGTCGGAGATTCAGAAGGTACTGGACATCACCGGCGTGCAGACCTACATCATCAACAGCGCGCGCGTGGTGTTCCTGAACGAGCGCCCGCAGCCGAGGCCCGGCAAGGGCGTCACCAACACCTGTGAGGTCTGCGAGCGCAGCCTCCTCGACACCTTCCGCTTCTGCTCCCTCGGCTGCAAG ATCGTCGGGACCTCGGGCGACTTCCGCATCCGGAAGAAGCACGCCGtcgtcaagaagaagaagaagcaggcccAGCAGCAGCACAGgggcgcggcggcgccggcgtcggagtcggagtcggaggaCGACTCGTCCACCAGCACCAGCGGCGGCAGCGACAAGAGCAGCGTGGTGCAGAGCTTCACCCCGTCGACCCCGCCGGCGACCGCCAACAGCTTCCGCACCGGGAAGCGGCGCAAGGGCGTGCCGCACCGGTCGCCGTTCGGCAGCCTCATGGTGGAGTTCTAG
- the LOC136493570 gene encoding E3 ubiquitin-protein ligase Os04g0590900-like has protein sequence MASSPLAISGGQPTWVPYEPTKDCSQGLCSMYCPQWCYFIFPPPPPFDVGGPSPDDSSGPVFSPLVIAIIGVLAIAFLLVSYYTFISRYCGTFGSFRGRVFSSNSGRGARGRGNGGGGSGGQGQSRSQESWNISPSTGLDETLISKITLCKYKRGDASVHTTDCSVCLGEFRDGESLRLLPKCSHAFHQQCIDKWLKSHSNCPLCRSNITFITVGMGMATQEAEGRGPGEGVGRDASHEVVVVMDDMEIMCDEQQSMAGSTDGDGDDQEANGGQERMDEADSKAEIREECPPPLKLKSGPSSSDPDHDIRMSIADVLQTSMEDELMAAREGGILAGGAGTSRRCHGENSKGGRSSRRALQDAMDTKRLPPAGRSCFSSKSGRGRDSDLPM, from the coding sequence ATGGCCTCGTCACCGCTTGCAATCTCGGGGGGACAGCCTACCTGGGTCCCCTATGAGCCAACCAAAGATTGCTCCCAGGGCCTGTGCAGCATGTACTGCCCGCAGTGGTGCTACTTCATCTTCCCTCCGCCTCCGCCGTTCGACGTCGGCGGCCCCAGCCCCGACGACTCCTCCGGCCCTGTCTTCTCCCCGCTTGTCATCGCTATCATCGGCGTGCTGGCGatcgccttcctcctcgtcagTTACTACACCTTCATCTCCAGGTACTGTGGCACCTTCGGTTCCTTCCGGGGCAGAGTCTTCAGTTCCAACTCAGGTCGTGGTGCACGCGGCCGCGGcaacggtggcggcggcagcggaggccAAGGACAATCCAGGAGCCAAGAATCGTGGAACATCTCGCCCTCGACCGGGCTGGATGAGACCTTGATCAGCAAGATCACCTTGTGCAAGTACAAGCGTGGTGATGCCTCGGTCCACACCACGGACTGCTCGGTCTGCCTCGGCGAGTTCAGGGATGGGGAGAGCCTGCGGCTGCTGCCCAAGTGCAGCCATGCCTTCCACCAGCAGTGCATTGACAAGTGGCTCAAGTCGCACTCCAATTGTCCTCTGTGCCGCTCCAACATCACCTTCATCACCGTGGGCATGGGGATGGCGACGCAGGAGGCCGAAGGCCGTGGTCCAGGCGAGGGTGTTGGGAGAGACGCTTCCCATGAGGTGGTTGTGGTGATGGATGACATGGAAATCATGTGCGACGAGCAGCAGAGCATGGCGGGCAGCAcagatggtgatggtgatgatcaGGAGGCAAATGGTGGCCAGGAGCGAATGGACGAGGCCGATAGCAAGGCTGAGATCAGAGAAGAATGCCCGCCGCCGCTGAAGTTGAAGTCGGGGCCTTCGTCGTCAGACCCGGACCATGACATCCGCATGTCCATCGCCGACGTTCTGCAAACCAGCATGGAAGACGAGCTCATGGCAGCCAGGGAGGGCGGCATCCTTGCAGGTGGCGCCGGCACATCAAGACGGTGTCACGGCGAGAACAGCAAGGGGGGACGCAGCAGCCGGCGTGCACTGCAGGACGCCATGGACACGAAGCGGTTGCCGCCTGCTGGGCGGTCGTGCTTCAGCAGCAAGAGTGGGAGGGGAAGGGATTCAGATCTTCCGATGTGA
- the LOC136493571 gene encoding transcription factor bHLH96-like, with protein sequence MTLEALCTTNTSDVLVYDTFNAAAACAASAGTGSFLFGNAAPLEVPSSSSAAPQATGENGVQQVRRKRRRRQRSTKSAEDAESQRMTHIAVERNRRRQMNEYLAALRSLMPDSYVHRSDQASVVSGAIDFVKQLEQQLQSLEAQKLALNRQLQQRGDTAAERDAAQPPPGRDDPASAGNTGAGASRDAAARSEGSLPPPFARFFRYPQYAWRHAAAREDAVVVGAEEASRASAVADVEVGVVVDAHASLRVMAPRRPGQLLRMVAGMQALGLAVLHLNVATAPDATALYTLSLKVEEGCGLATAEDIAAAVHHVLCIIDAEASSRAAGPLAA encoded by the exons ATGACGCTGGAAGCTCTGTGCACGACCAACACCAGCGACGTCCTCGTCTACGACACCTTcaacgccgccgccgcgtgcGCCGCTTCTGCGGGGACGGGGAGCTTCCTCTTCGGCAATGCAGCACCGTTGGAggtgccgtcgtcgtcgtcggcggctCCCCAGGCGACCGGGGAGAACGGCGTGCAGCAGGTGCggaggaagcggcggcggcggcagaggagCACCAAGAGCGCCGAGGACGCCGAGAGCCAGCGGATGACCCACATCGCCGTCGAGCGCAACCGCCGCCGCCAGATGAATGAGTACCTCGCCGCGCTCCGCTCGCTCATGCCGGACTCCTACGTCCACCGG AGCGATCAGGCGTCCGTCGTCAGCGGCGCCATCGATTTCGTGAAGCAGCTCGAGCAGCAGCTGCAATCCCTGGAGGCACAGAAGCTGGCGCTGAACCGGCAGCTACAGCAGCGCGGCGACACGGCGGCGGAACGCGACGCGGCGCAACCGCCACCAGGCCGTGATGACCCGGCGTCCGCCGGCAACACTGGCGCGGGCGCGAGCCGGGATGCCGCGGCGCGCAGCGAGGGGTCGCTGCCGCCTCCGTTCGCGCGGTTCTTCCGGTACCCGCAATAcgcgtggcgccacgcggcggcgCGGGAGGATGCCGTCGTGGTAGGCGCGGAGGAGGCGAGCCGTGCGTCCGCGGTGGCGGACGTGGAGGTGGGCGTGGTGGTGGACGCGCACGCCAGCCTCCGCGTGATGGCGCCGCGGCGGCCCGGGCAGCTGCTGCGGATGGTGGCCGGGATGCAGGCGCTCGGCCTCGCCGTGCTGCACCTCAACGTGGCCACCGCGCCCGACGCCACGGCGCTCTACACGCTCAGCCTCAAG GTGGAGGAAGGGTGCGGCCTGGCGACGGCGGAGGACATCGCGGCGGCGGTGCACCATGTCCTCTGCATTATCGACGCCGAGGCGAGCAGCAGGGCAGCCGGGCCTCTAGCAGCCTAG